One Acinetobacter colistiniresistens DNA segment encodes these proteins:
- a CDS encoding TCR/Tet family MFS transporter, producing the protein MNRSLFIIFSTIALDAIGIGLIFPILPALLQDITHSHQTALYIGLLGSLYAAMQFLFSPVLGALSDRFGRRPILLLSLAGSTINYTFLTFAHSLVLLVIGRIIAGMSSANMSVASAYLVDMTKPDQRAKYFGLMSAMFGAGFIVGPILGGWLGDYWLRLPFFIAAILSGLNFLLAYWALPESKTTELSNNTVSSLNPFKAFTSLRAIPNIRPLIATFFILSGTGEAYAVCWALWGHATFQWNGFWVGLSLAAFGLSQMLVQAFIPQHASRRFGDRNTVLIGISCSCIALSIMAFAQQGWIIFAIMPLFALGSIGGPSLQALASQKVLPEQQGQFQGIIASTISLASMFAPLLFSTLYFQFQSEWPGAIWLSVVMIYLLALPIVIRSLKPNMQP; encoded by the coding sequence ATGAATCGCTCTCTATTTATTATTTTTTCAACCATTGCTTTAGATGCGATTGGCATTGGGCTGATTTTTCCAATCTTACCCGCCTTACTTCAAGATATTACACATAGTCATCAGACTGCATTATACATTGGTCTGCTCGGCAGTCTCTATGCCGCCATGCAATTCCTCTTTTCACCTGTACTCGGTGCATTAAGTGACCGATTTGGACGGCGACCGATTCTGCTGCTGTCATTGGCAGGTTCAACCATCAACTACACTTTCTTGACCTTTGCACATAGTCTGGTGCTGCTAGTGATCGGTCGAATCATTGCAGGCATGAGCAGTGCCAATATGTCGGTTGCTTCCGCCTATCTCGTCGATATGACCAAACCAGATCAACGTGCCAAATACTTTGGCCTCATGAGCGCGATGTTTGGTGCAGGTTTTATTGTTGGACCAATCCTTGGAGGTTGGCTGGGTGACTACTGGCTCAGACTGCCCTTTTTTATTGCAGCCATTCTTTCAGGTCTCAACTTTTTACTGGCCTATTGGGCATTGCCTGAGTCAAAAACAACTGAACTCTCAAATAACACTGTTTCGAGCCTGAATCCATTTAAAGCCTTTACTTCGCTTCGGGCGATCCCGAATATACGTCCCTTAATTGCCACCTTTTTTATCTTGAGTGGCACAGGTGAAGCTTATGCGGTGTGCTGGGCGTTGTGGGGACATGCTACCTTTCAATGGAACGGTTTTTGGGTAGGTCTATCTTTAGCTGCTTTTGGTTTATCTCAAATGCTGGTTCAAGCCTTTATTCCTCAGCATGCCTCCAGACGATTTGGAGACCGAAACACCGTCCTTATCGGAATAAGTTGCTCTTGTATTGCATTATCCATCATGGCTTTTGCTCAACAAGGCTGGATCATTTTTGCCATCATGCCGCTTTTCGCCTTAGGCAGTATCGGTGGCCCTTCATTACAAGCCTTGGCTTCGCAAAAAGTTTTACCAGAACAACAAGGTCAATTTCAAGGCATTATTGCCTCTACCATCAGCTTGGCCTCCATGTTTGCTCCTCTACTATTTTCCACCCTGTATTTTCAATTTCAATCTGAATGGCCGGGTGCAATCTGGCTGAGTGTGGTCATGATTTATCTGCTTGCACTGCCCATTGTGATTCGTAGCCTCAAACCAAATATGCAACCTTGA
- a CDS encoding metal-dependent hydrolase, translating into MHPKQRLENHYLEQRRVQFDFSNTPEYWIYDNPFATHLVNAVHLILPVGELWMCRSFNEALPYVKDEKLRADVKGFVHQEAHHASAHKVAQDYLRHYNYDIDEFLVSLDNIFKQINVAPFGLTLSSTLAYRWLTMRIGIAAAAEHFTTMLGTWCLENQPWQNKTADKMMSDLMTWHLAEEVEHRSVAFDLYMHLCGEENKIFAYLQRQMIMLAVAPGFTFAIYQCFKELARQDTQTKRYQNYGLLRSLAQMAIENARSKQVPSFFSVVFSLKHWLKPSYHPYYEGDTLKALQVINNSPAVKALTQLRVC; encoded by the coding sequence ATGCATCCTAAACAACGACTGGAAAATCACTATCTTGAACAGCGCCGTGTGCAATTCGATTTTAGCAATACACCAGAATATTGGATCTATGACAATCCTTTTGCCACTCATTTAGTTAATGCAGTGCATTTGATTTTACCTGTGGGCGAACTCTGGATGTGCCGCTCATTTAATGAAGCCTTACCTTATGTCAAAGATGAAAAGCTTCGTGCCGATGTAAAAGGTTTTGTCCATCAAGAAGCGCACCATGCCTCCGCACACAAGGTCGCTCAAGATTATTTACGTCACTATAATTATGATATTGATGAATTTCTTGTATCTTTAGACAATATCTTTAAACAAATTAATGTTGCACCTTTTGGCTTAACCTTATCCAGTACTCTGGCATATCGTTGGCTCACAATGCGCATCGGTATCGCAGCTGCGGCTGAACATTTTACAACGATGCTGGGAACTTGGTGCCTCGAAAACCAACCTTGGCAAAATAAAACTGCTGATAAAATGATGTCTGATCTGATGACTTGGCATTTGGCAGAAGAAGTTGAGCATCGAAGTGTAGCTTTTGATCTCTATATGCACTTATGTGGTGAAGAAAATAAAATCTTTGCCTACTTACAACGCCAAATGATCATGCTGGCGGTCGCACCGGGATTTACTTTTGCCATCTATCAATGCTTTAAGGAACTTGCTCGACAAGATACTCAAACCAAACGCTATCAAAATTATGGTCTGCTCCGTTCCCTAGCTCAAATGGCAATTGAAAATGCCCGTAGCAAACAGGTACCAAGCTTTTTCTCGGTGGTCTTTAGTTTAAAACATTGGCTGAAACCGAGCTATCACCCATATTATGAAGGCGATACTTTAAAAGCCTTGCAAGTCATCAATAACTCCCCTGCGGTCAAAGCCCTAACCCAACTTCGGGTTTGCTAA
- a CDS encoding alpha/beta fold hydrolase, which produces MTKQTEKRYRQYDRNHLIFNVIDSGPIDGKPVILLHGFPETAQSWQATSTILNQQNFRTFAIEQRGYSLTASPKGRFQYAIGELVADVKAFIDLLGQPVYVIGHDWGSIVACELAQQFPNLVKHLTLVSVPHTGAFLKSMLSSTQIFSSYYIGFFQLPFIPELLFKRAKSLSRLLLKNSGMNAEQIRDFQQYFIQENRIGTAINWYRSMPLAPFNSTFNKVKVPTLFIWGNKDIAVGKKSVQLNKQFFTGAYQEIYLDATHWIPAQNAEQLSHYFINAVNEGEHYAS; this is translated from the coding sequence ATGACAAAACAGACAGAAAAACGATACCGCCAGTATGATCGTAATCACCTGATTTTTAATGTGATTGATTCGGGTCCAATCGATGGTAAACCCGTCATTCTTTTGCATGGTTTCCCCGAGACTGCACAAAGTTGGCAAGCCACCAGCACCATTCTCAATCAACAAAACTTTCGAACGTTTGCGATTGAACAACGAGGCTACAGCCTAACAGCCTCACCCAAAGGTCGTTTTCAGTATGCTATTGGAGAGCTGGTTGCTGATGTCAAAGCCTTCATCGATTTATTAGGCCAACCGGTATACGTCATTGGCCATGATTGGGGTTCAATTGTCGCCTGCGAATTGGCCCAGCAATTCCCCAATCTAGTCAAGCATCTCACATTGGTCTCGGTTCCACATACTGGGGCATTTCTGAAATCCATGCTTAGCAGTACGCAAATCTTTAGCTCGTACTATATTGGCTTTTTCCAATTGCCCTTTATTCCTGAACTGCTGTTTAAACGGGCCAAATCACTGAGTCGGCTATTGCTAAAAAACTCAGGGATGAATGCGGAACAAATCAGGGATTTTCAGCAGTATTTCATTCAAGAAAATCGCATCGGCACAGCAATCAACTGGTATCGCAGTATGCCACTCGCACCTTTCAACTCGACCTTTAACAAGGTAAAAGTCCCTACCTTATTTATCTGGGGCAATAAAGATATTGCAGTTGGTAAGAAAAGCGTACAGTTGAATAAACAGTTTTTTACTGGCGCATATCAGGAAATTTATCTGGATGCCACACATTGGATTCCTGCCCAGAATGCCGAGCAACTTAGCCATTATTTTATCAATGCCGTGAATGAGGGAGAACACTATGCATCCTAA
- a CDS encoding LysR family transcriptional regulator translates to MFDPRLLRAFVSIYEAGSFTLAAEHLHMTQSTISQQLARLEESVGKSLIERNARPLQLTSSGEYLISYARRILALQQEAQMILSDPSGTIPIRIGLPEDIMNSDMALALSAFSKQHRTVRLDVTAGLSRDLMERYRNAQLDIVIVKETAASSDHHACFPEEMAWFESIDHGGDWSDPLPLVTFPQGGLYRDEMFERIERERLHGYIAFTSNSLASVLVGVETGLGLSLLPVATTKGHRVQEYLPLGKAQAMTVAIYAWDKDGLVFDLLAQMTSVLSNRFEASQRE, encoded by the coding sequence ATGTTTGATCCACGCTTGCTTCGTGCCTTCGTCAGTATTTATGAAGCAGGAAGCTTTACTTTAGCTGCTGAACATTTGCATATGACACAATCTACAATCAGTCAACAACTCGCCCGACTAGAGGAATCTGTAGGTAAGAGCTTGATTGAGCGTAATGCGCGCCCCTTACAACTGACCAGTTCAGGTGAATATCTGATTAGCTACGCACGGCGGATTTTAGCCCTGCAACAAGAAGCACAGATGATTTTGAGCGATCCATCAGGCACGATTCCAATTCGGATTGGTTTGCCTGAAGATATTATGAATAGTGATATGGCTTTGGCCTTAAGTGCCTTTAGCAAACAACACCGTACGGTACGGCTAGATGTGACTGCAGGACTCAGCCGCGATTTGATGGAACGTTATCGCAATGCACAACTTGATATTGTGATTGTCAAAGAAACTGCGGCCAGTTCTGATCATCATGCCTGTTTCCCCGAAGAAATGGCGTGGTTTGAAAGTATTGATCATGGCGGGGATTGGTCTGATCCACTACCCTTGGTGACCTTCCCACAAGGTGGGCTCTATCGTGATGAAATGTTTGAACGGATTGAGCGCGAGCGCCTACATGGCTATATCGCCTTTACCAGCAATAGTTTAGCCAGTGTATTAGTCGGTGTTGAAACTGGTCTGGGTTTATCACTCTTGCCTGTAGCGACCACCAAAGGCCATCGAGTACAGGAATATTTGCCCTTGGGTAAAGCTCAAGCAATGACTGTTGCGATCTATGCCTGGGATAAAGATGGTCTGGTGTTTGATCTTTTAGCACAAATGACGAGCGTACTCAGCAACCGTTTTGAAGCATCACAACGTGAATGA
- a CDS encoding ankyrin repeat domain-containing protein, translating to MHKSLLSVICTMALTACSHASSGDAMQEDALHTAAARNNVAQIQQLLAQNIQIDARDASGSTALLVATRANNLDAAQALMNAGADVNAKDRMQDSAYLYAGARGYLKILKLTLKHGADLKSTNRYGGTALIPAAERGHVDTVRTLIDAGVDVDHINNLGWTALLEAIILGNGTQPYQQIVDVLIAAGANVNIPDADGITALEHAHARGYSHIEKALLRAGAKAK from the coding sequence ATGCACAAATCATTATTATCGGTTATTTGTACGATGGCATTGACTGCATGCAGCCATGCGAGTTCGGGAGATGCGATGCAAGAAGATGCCTTACATACGGCGGCGGCACGCAATAATGTAGCACAAATCCAGCAGTTGCTTGCTCAAAATATTCAGATTGATGCCCGTGATGCCTCTGGTTCTACCGCTTTACTGGTTGCAACGCGTGCCAATAATCTCGATGCCGCACAAGCCTTGATGAATGCAGGTGCAGATGTCAATGCCAAAGATCGAATGCAGGATAGTGCTTATCTCTATGCAGGAGCGCGTGGTTATCTAAAAATATTAAAGCTCACGTTAAAGCATGGTGCTGATTTGAAAAGTACCAACCGCTATGGTGGCACAGCATTGATTCCTGCGGCTGAACGTGGCCATGTGGATACGGTTCGTACCCTGATTGACGCGGGTGTGGATGTCGATCATATCAATAACTTAGGCTGGACCGCTTTATTGGAAGCGATCATTTTAGGCAATGGTACGCAACCTTATCAACAGATTGTCGATGTGCTGATTGCAGCAGGGGCGAATGTCAATATTCCTGATGCTGATGGGATTACGGCACTCGAACATGCGCATGCACGTGGCTATAGCCATATCGAAAAAGCGTTACTGCGTGCAGGCGCAAAAGCAAAATAA
- a CDS encoding nucleoside deaminase has product MQQNTDFLRQAIELAYQNCEQGGRPFGAILVKDGQVIASGVNEILKSNDPTAHAELLAIRAASQQLGTANLDGCVVFASGQPCPMCMAAMRMAGISRVTYAHSNEDAEAYGLSTAAIYADLAKPFAEQSMTIRYVPVRIETKPDLYRYWQSIT; this is encoded by the coding sequence GTGCAACAGAATACCGATTTTCTACGTCAGGCCATTGAACTGGCTTATCAAAATTGCGAGCAAGGTGGACGGCCGTTTGGTGCAATCTTGGTGAAAGATGGCCAAGTGATTGCGTCAGGTGTCAATGAAATATTGAAAAGTAATGATCCAACCGCACATGCAGAACTCTTGGCAATACGTGCCGCAAGCCAGCAATTGGGGACAGCCAATTTGGACGGTTGTGTTGTATTTGCCAGTGGGCAGCCTTGTCCTATGTGTATGGCAGCGATGCGTATGGCGGGCATTAGTCGCGTGACTTATGCACATTCCAATGAAGATGCTGAAGCCTATGGTTTGTCAACGGCTGCGATCTATGCTGACTTAGCCAAACCCTTTGCAGAGCAGTCGATGACAATCCGTTATGTGCCTGTACGCATTGAAACAAAGCCGGACTTGTACCGCTATTGGCAATCCATTACATGA
- a CDS encoding cyanate transporter — protein sequence MNRINQRSFLIITVALVGLNLRPFMTSIGPVANQIRATTGLSLQGIALLTLVPMVLMGLIAFIGPAIQSTIGERRAILGALGMICLGCGLRFIVPNGWALIGTAAIIGFGVAVVQAAFPSLIKREFHAHLSPMMGLYSAMLMGGGALGALIAPVVTNSSGNWKIGLAIFVLPALLALIFATYVLTQTVQQHKKMPSVMRLINKPRTWLLICCFGLINGGYSSIVAWLAPAFQAQGWAATASGNLMAVLTLSQAGAALLLPYLSRKQRDRRIWVGFTLILQLIGFSGLAFFADALPYLWAITVGAGLGGCFALLMIVVLDHLPDPTHAGQLSALMQGGGFLLAAIAPWWVAVLHGMTDTYRAGWIWHILMVVIVAGLMIRLNPRHYDKVIRL from the coding sequence ATGAATAGGATAAATCAGCGATCTTTTTTGATTATAACCGTTGCTTTGGTGGGATTGAACCTTCGACCATTCATGACCAGTATTGGGCCCGTTGCCAATCAGATTCGAGCAACGACTGGATTGAGTTTACAAGGCATTGCACTATTAACCCTGGTGCCAATGGTGCTGATGGGGCTGATTGCTTTTATTGGTCCTGCGATACAAAGCACGATCGGTGAACGCCGTGCCATTCTCGGGGCCTTAGGGATGATTTGCTTAGGGTGTGGCTTGCGTTTCATTGTACCTAATGGATGGGCTTTAATTGGAACGGCAGCAATTATTGGTTTTGGTGTGGCGGTAGTTCAAGCAGCTTTTCCAAGTCTGATAAAAAGAGAATTCCATGCCCATCTCAGTCCGATGATGGGGCTTTATTCAGCGATGTTGATGGGCGGAGGAGCGCTTGGTGCTCTCATTGCACCAGTAGTAACAAATAGTAGCGGTAACTGGAAAATCGGGCTGGCTATTTTTGTGTTGCCTGCATTACTGGCGTTGATCTTTGCAACGTATGTTTTGACTCAGACAGTACAGCAGCACAAAAAAATGCCTTCGGTGATGCGGCTGATCAATAAGCCAAGAACATGGTTGCTGATCTGCTGTTTTGGTTTAATCAATGGCGGCTATAGCTCGATAGTGGCTTGGCTTGCACCTGCTTTTCAAGCACAAGGTTGGGCTGCAACAGCCAGTGGCAATTTGATGGCTGTGCTAACCCTGAGTCAAGCAGGGGCAGCATTGCTGTTACCGTATTTATCCCGAAAACAGCGAGATCGTCGAATCTGGGTGGGATTCACTTTAATCTTGCAACTGATTGGCTTTTCAGGCTTGGCTTTTTTTGCAGATGCTTTGCCTTACCTCTGGGCAATCACTGTAGGAGCGGGTTTAGGGGGATGCTTTGCTTTGTTGATGATCGTGGTGCTCGACCATTTACCTGATCCTACACATGCAGGACAGCTTTCAGCCTTGATGCAAGGTGGCGGATTCCTATTGGCTGCAATTGCACCTTGGTGGGTTGCGGTATTGCATGGTATGACGGACACATATCGTGCAGGATGGATTTGGCATATATTGATGGTCGTGATTGTTGCGGGGTTGATGATTCGTCTAAACCCTCGGCATTATGACAAGGTTATCCGTCTTTAG
- the thiM gene encoding hydroxyethylthiazole kinase, whose product MSHKQQLIDQVIEAWRALQQQTPLVQCMTNSVANNYVANILLAAGASPAMIDNPFEAEDFTKISAALSINLGTPTSEQTQAMLISAQTAQQQQVPWVLDPVGYGAVLKWRSATVDQLLTFQPSIIRGNASEISTLAGSQIQSKGVDSTLNSHEVYAQAKSLLQHTECVAISGESDFIISKQFDAVIQVNGGCHLQPKITATGCALGALTAAYHSVSHPTIAALASHIHFAIAGKLAYEHAQTVGSFNVAFLDYVHMLDDNLIQQYVDIEII is encoded by the coding sequence ATGTCACACAAACAACAACTGATTGATCAAGTCATCGAAGCTTGGCGTGCCTTACAACAACAAACGCCTTTAGTGCAATGCATGACCAATAGCGTTGCCAACAATTATGTGGCAAATATCTTACTGGCAGCAGGTGCATCTCCTGCCATGATTGATAATCCATTTGAAGCCGAAGATTTCACTAAAATCAGTGCCGCCTTAAGTATCAACCTGGGTACACCCACCAGCGAACAGACCCAAGCCATGTTGATTTCAGCTCAAACGGCTCAACAGCAGCAAGTGCCTTGGGTACTTGACCCTGTCGGTTATGGTGCAGTGTTAAAATGGCGCAGTGCAACGGTCGATCAACTGTTAACATTCCAACCCAGCATTATTCGCGGCAATGCTTCGGAGATCAGTACCTTAGCGGGCAGCCAAATCCAATCTAAAGGTGTCGATAGCACTTTAAATAGTCATGAGGTTTATGCACAAGCCAAAAGCCTATTGCAGCACACTGAATGTGTTGCAATTTCAGGTGAATCAGACTTCATCATCTCTAAACAATTCGATGCGGTGATTCAAGTCAATGGTGGCTGTCATTTACAACCCAAAATTACCGCAACAGGGTGTGCCTTAGGCGCATTAACCGCAGCCTATCATTCAGTCAGTCATCCAACCATCGCTGCACTTGCCTCACACATTCATTTTGCCATTGCTGGTAAACTGGCTTATGAGCATGCGCAAACCGTTGGCAGCTTTAATGTGGCCTTTTTAGATTATGTGCATATGCTGGATGACAACCTGATTCAGCAATATGTCGATATTGAAATCATTTAA
- a CDS encoding DUF2147 domain-containing protein encodes MQKNTLMKGIMGISFTVLTTLSFASTPEGFWKSIDDRTGEQLSIVEIKKKPDNTYTGTIVYRYPVPGGATVLTHCVKCPEPFKNKPILGLQIAWGLKEDPKNPNQYIDGRVLEPKTGNIYKGKAQLSADGKRLRMRGYMGISALGRTQVWIRTDSANP; translated from the coding sequence ATGCAAAAAAACACACTCATGAAAGGAATCATGGGCATCTCTTTCACTGTACTCACGACACTTAGTTTTGCTTCAACCCCAGAAGGATTTTGGAAAAGTATTGATGATCGTACAGGGGAGCAGCTTTCAATCGTGGAAATTAAAAAGAAACCCGATAATACCTATACAGGAACGATTGTCTATCGTTATCCCGTTCCTGGCGGTGCGACAGTATTGACCCATTGTGTTAAATGTCCTGAACCATTTAAAAATAAGCCAATTCTCGGATTGCAAATTGCGTGGGGGCTAAAAGAAGATCCGAAAAATCCGAATCAATATATTGATGGTCGAGTTCTTGAGCCTAAAACAGGTAATATTTATAAGGGTAAGGCGCAATTGAGTGCCGATGGCAAGCGTCTGCGCATGCGGGGGTATATGGGAATTTCAGCACTTGGACGTACTCAAGTCTGGATTCGAACCGACAGCGCGAATCCTTAA